In uncultured Methanobacterium sp., a genomic segment contains:
- a CDS encoding CBS domain-containing protein has protein sequence MIKKLHAKDIMIKEVHVTSPNDLVAAAKLKMMRCNVGGLPVVNEKQLVGIITHRDVLLAGGESLGLKVGDLMSKDLEVVNRDTPVMIITRIMADKGFQRIPVVEDGNLVGLITQSSLIRALADSGE, from the coding sequence ATGATAAAAAAATTGCATGCTAAAGATATCATGATCAAGGAAGTGCATGTTACCTCACCCAATGACCTGGTAGCAGCAGCCAAACTGAAGATGATGCGCTGCAATGTGGGAGGACTGCCAGTGGTTAATGAAAAACAGCTGGTGGGAATAATAACCCATCGAGATGTTTTACTGGCTGGTGGGGAATCTCTGGGCCTTAAAGTGGGCGATTTAATGAGTAAAGACCTCGAGGTAGTAAATAGAGACACTCCAGTCATGATTATTACTCGGATCATGGCAGATAAAGGTTTCCAGAGAATTCCAGTGGTGGAAGATGGTAACCTGGTGGGACTCATAACCCAGAGCTCACTTATCCGTGCACTTGCTGATTCTGGGGAATAA
- the thiC gene encoding phosphomethylpyrimidine synthase encodes MTQLYHAGKGQITDEIRKVAEYEGIDVQKLTKRVAKGHVVIPSNKNRNTKPCGVGRGLSTKINANLGSSPELENVQLEVKKALVATEYGADAVMDLSTGPKFREVRKAVMEATNIPIGTVPIYQAGITASQMKDAVVNMDADDMFRAIEEQAREGVDFMTVHSGITLDTVEKVKRSERIMGVVSRGGAFLTAWILHNQEENPLYKNYDYLLEIAREHDVTLSLGDGLRPGCLADASDIPQIGELLILGDLVKRAREADVQVMVEGPGHVPLNQVEANMQIQKTVCKGAPFYVLGPIVTDLAPGYDHITSAIGGALAARAGADFLCYVTPAEHLSIPGLQDVKEGVVASKIAAQAADVANGLESAWAKEMEMASARKNFDWEKQYQLSFDAEKARKCRERKPTPESDMCTMCGEFCALRMVRDNI; translated from the coding sequence GTGACTCAGTTGTACCACGCTGGCAAGGGCCAGATCACAGACGAAATACGAAAAGTAGCAGAATATGAAGGCATAGATGTTCAAAAACTCACAAAAAGAGTTGCTAAAGGTCATGTGGTGATTCCAAGTAATAAAAACAGGAACACCAAACCCTGTGGTGTAGGCAGGGGACTCAGTACCAAGATCAACGCCAATTTGGGATCCTCCCCTGAACTGGAAAATGTGCAATTGGAAGTAAAAAAGGCTCTAGTAGCAACTGAATACGGGGCCGATGCAGTGATGGATCTTTCCACTGGGCCCAAATTCCGTGAAGTGCGCAAAGCAGTAATGGAAGCTACAAATATTCCCATCGGAACTGTCCCCATATACCAGGCTGGGATAACTGCATCTCAGATGAAGGATGCTGTGGTTAACATGGATGCAGATGACATGTTCCGGGCTATTGAAGAACAGGCCAGGGAAGGAGTGGACTTCATGACAGTGCACAGTGGCATCACCCTGGACACCGTGGAAAAAGTCAAAAGATCCGAGAGGATCATGGGAGTGGTAAGTAGGGGAGGCGCTTTTTTAACCGCATGGATACTGCACAACCAGGAAGAAAACCCATTATATAAAAATTACGATTACCTACTGGAAATCGCCCGTGAACACGATGTGACTCTCTCGCTGGGTGATGGTCTCAGGCCAGGTTGTCTGGCTGATGCCTCGGATATACCACAGATTGGTGAGCTCCTGATCCTGGGGGATCTGGTTAAACGTGCCCGAGAGGCAGATGTACAGGTCATGGTAGAAGGACCCGGACATGTCCCCTTAAACCAGGTGGAAGCCAACATGCAAATCCAGAAAACAGTCTGCAAAGGTGCTCCATTCTACGTTTTAGGGCCAATAGTAACTGACCTGGCACCAGGATACGATCACATAACTTCAGCTATTGGAGGGGCACTGGCAGCCCGTGCTGGTGCTGATTTCCTGTGTTACGTAACTCCCGCAGAGCATCTTTCCATACCAGGGTTACAGGACGTCAAAGAGGGTGTTGTGGCATCAAAAATAGCAGCACAAGCTGCAGATGTTGCAAATGGGCTTGAAAGTGCCTGGGCCAAAGAAATGGAAATGGCAAGTGCCCGGAAAAATTTTGACTGGGAAAAACAGTACCAACTCTCATTTGATGCTGAAAAGGCTCGAAAATGCCGTGAAAGGAAACCCACTCCTGAAAGTGACATGTGCACCATGTGCGGCGAATTCTGTGCCTTGAGAATGGTACGAGACAACATATAA
- a CDS encoding glutaredoxin family protein, whose protein sequence is MPMQHVDGENKGKTVLFALSTCGWCKKTRMLLEDLGVEYDYIYVDLLEGEERQEIIQQVEKWNSQLSFPTLVIDDKETIVGFNEDKVREILG, encoded by the coding sequence ATGCCAATGCAACATGTTGATGGTGAAAACAAAGGTAAAACAGTCCTTTTTGCTTTAAGTACCTGTGGATGGTGTAAAAAAACTAGAATGCTCCTGGAGGATCTAGGAGTGGAATACGATTATATCTATGTGGATCTTCTGGAAGGAGAAGAAAGACAGGAAATAATCCAGCAGGTGGAAAAGTGGAACTCTCAACTTTCATTTCCTACCCTGGTCATAGATGATAAGGAAACCATTGTGGGATTCAATGAAGATAAAGTGAGGGAGATCTTGGGATGA
- a CDS encoding ferredoxin-thioredoxin reductase catalytic domain-containing protein, whose translation MNPNNITADDVNRFYEKSKEEAEAFGYHLNPDEAFTKELLESILINQDRYGYGACPCRLASGIKEEDLDIICPCDYRDPDLDEFGACYCGLYISSEVLHGEKKLTSIPERRPGPSQRQSAKQTAQEQTLSSLPLPVWRCRVCGYLCAREEPPETCPICKVGKERFERFI comes from the coding sequence ATGAACCCTAATAACATCACTGCAGATGATGTAAACAGGTTTTACGAGAAATCCAAAGAAGAAGCAGAGGCTTTTGGTTATCATTTGAATCCGGATGAAGCCTTCACCAAGGAACTTTTGGAAAGCATCCTCATAAACCAGGATCGTTATGGTTACGGGGCCTGTCCCTGCCGTCTGGCATCAGGAATTAAGGAAGAAGACCTGGATATAATCTGTCCCTGTGATTATCGTGATCCAGACCTTGATGAATTTGGAGCATGCTACTGTGGACTGTACATTTCCAGTGAAGTCCTCCATGGAGAAAAAAAGTTAACTTCCATACCTGAGAGAAGACCAGGGCCCAGCCAAAGACAATCAGCTAAACAAACCGCACAAGAACAAACATTAAGCTCTCTTCCCTTACCTGTGTGGAGATGTAGGGTTTGCGGGTATCTGTGTGCTCGTGAAGAACCCCCGGAAACATGTCCCATATGTAAAGTAGGAAAAGAAAGGTTTGAAAGGTTTATTTAA
- a CDS encoding transcriptional regulator FilR1 domain-containing protein, which produces MDYMFELYEQVKDDMKFFIASDVRAKILISLISGSKNLADLRKEIHLSSSTILHGMNQLEQKNFIFRESGHYSLSQTGEVVANKLIDVMRSFYSLNLCEGLFLNHDISCIPPELFKDIGCLEKSVIVKSTSTNIMRPQEVLSEFLSKSKNFKQLTSVYNPSSIKIFLETLEKDGKVELIMTEGIIDKLVENVGKEKLEKWISNGKLQLMETDEDVKISLTTGDNFIALGLFSADGAYDLNISLISHGEEAISWGNRLFDHYFQKSTPVKVGALELHEKILAIEK; this is translated from the coding sequence ATGGACTACATGTTTGAACTCTACGAGCAAGTTAAAGATGATATGAAGTTTTTTATAGCCTCAGATGTGCGGGCTAAGATATTAATTAGTTTAATAAGTGGATCTAAGAATTTAGCGGATTTACGTAAGGAGATCCATCTAAGTTCATCTACTATTCTACATGGAATGAATCAACTGGAACAGAAAAATTTCATTTTCCGAGAATCCGGACACTACTCCCTATCACAGACTGGAGAAGTTGTGGCTAACAAATTAATTGATGTTATGAGGTCTTTCTATTCCCTGAATCTATGTGAAGGTCTGTTCTTAAACCATGATATCAGCTGTATTCCCCCAGAACTTTTCAAAGACATAGGTTGTCTGGAAAAATCAGTTATAGTGAAATCTACCAGCACCAATATCATGAGGCCACAGGAAGTTTTATCAGAATTCTTATCTAAAAGTAAAAACTTTAAACAACTCACCTCGGTTTATAACCCATCAAGTATCAAAATTTTCCTGGAAACTCTGGAAAAGGATGGTAAAGTTGAGCTTATCATGACGGAAGGAATCATTGATAAATTAGTGGAAAATGTCGGGAAAGAAAAACTGGAAAAATGGATCAGTAATGGTAAACTGCAACTAATGGAAACAGATGAAGATGTGAAGATCTCCCTGACCACCGGGGACAACTTCATTGCCCTGGGTCTTTTTTCAGCTGACGGAGCTTATGATCTGAATATTTCTTTAATCAGTCATGGTGAAGAAGCTATTTCATGGGGTAACCGGTTATTTGATCATTACTTCCAGAAGTCTACTCCAGTTAAAGTGGGAGCACTGGAACTGCATGAAAAGATCCTGGCCATAGAAAAATAA
- a CDS encoding PAS domain S-box protein translates to MAEEIRVLILEDVPLDAELIETQLKREGLQFTSKIVEKEGDYRRELVEFKPSIILADHSLPQFDGITAMNLAREITPHTPFIFVSGKIGEDFAVEMLKEGATDYVLKNNLSKLPHSVVRALKEAKEKIEKLAAEQALKEREEKYRTLFEYFPNYVVVLGLDGKIVDLNHAAAKFSPLSRDDTIGMYFTDLQSITGEDSPYYNELFSRYLNGEEVGPFESRLISREGETRLMEVYPAPLLKNGELFAVQVIAQDITERKKAETEINASLKEKEMLLGEINGRVSNYMSMISSLLELQSVYMKDEENRGVLKDSKNRVKSMLLIHDGFSQSEDFALIDFSQYIKKLIELIITSYHVDTDRIKLKTRTDGLMLDIDAAIPCGLILNELLTNAVKHAFPGESEGEICVEFGLDNHENNVLVIKDNGVGLPSSIEFKESGTMGFQLVNALINQLKGSVILSRDKGTSFQIIWSESEY, encoded by the coding sequence ATGGCCGAAGAAATAAGAGTTTTAATACTGGAAGATGTGCCATTGGACGCTGAACTAATAGAAACTCAGCTCAAAAGAGAGGGCCTCCAATTCACATCCAAGATCGTGGAAAAAGAAGGGGATTACCGGAGGGAACTGGTGGAGTTCAAGCCGAGCATCATCCTGGCAGACCATTCACTACCTCAATTTGATGGAATTACTGCCATGAACCTGGCCAGGGAAATCACTCCCCACACACCATTCATCTTTGTAAGCGGGAAAATAGGTGAAGATTTCGCGGTTGAAATGCTTAAAGAAGGCGCAACAGATTATGTTCTTAAAAATAACCTCTCAAAACTACCTCACTCAGTTGTGAGGGCTTTGAAAGAAGCTAAAGAAAAAATTGAAAAATTAGCTGCTGAACAGGCCCTTAAAGAACGTGAAGAAAAATACAGGACTCTTTTTGAATACTTCCCAAACTACGTAGTTGTTCTGGGATTGGATGGTAAGATCGTTGATCTTAACCATGCTGCAGCCAAGTTCAGCCCACTGTCCCGAGACGACACCATTGGAATGTATTTCACTGATCTCCAGTCCATCACCGGGGAAGATTCTCCCTACTACAATGAATTATTTTCCAGATATCTAAATGGAGAAGAAGTAGGGCCGTTTGAGTCACGTTTAATCTCAAGAGAAGGGGAAACACGTTTAATGGAGGTTTATCCAGCACCTTTACTTAAAAATGGGGAATTGTTTGCAGTTCAGGTCATAGCTCAGGATATCACCGAACGAAAAAAGGCTGAAACCGAAATAAATGCGTCCTTAAAAGAGAAAGAGATGCTTTTAGGTGAGATCAACGGTAGAGTTAGTAACTATATGAGCATGATCTCCAGCCTTCTGGAACTCCAATCAGTTTACATGAAGGATGAAGAAAACCGGGGAGTTTTAAAGGATAGTAAAAACAGGGTTAAATCCATGTTACTCATCCACGATGGATTCTCACAGTCTGAAGATTTTGCGCTCATCGATTTTTCACAGTACATCAAAAAACTCATAGAACTCATTATCACTTCATACCACGTGGACACCGACCGGATTAAACTAAAAACCCGTACTGATGGGCTGATGCTGGATATTGACGCAGCCATCCCCTGTGGATTAATCCTCAATGAACTTTTGACCAATGCAGTCAAACACGCATTCCCTGGAGAAAGTGAAGGAGAAATTTGCGTGGAATTCGGGCTGGATAATCATGAAAATAATGTACTGGTAATCAAAGATAATGGTGTGGGACTCCCCTCCAGTATTGAATTTAAAGAAAGTGGAACCATGGGCTTCCAACTGGTAAACGCTCTGATAAACCAGTTAAAAGGGAGTGTAATACTTTCAAGGGATAAGGGAACCTCATTCCAGATTATATGGTCCGAATCCGAGTATTAA
- a CDS encoding ATP-dependent DNA ligase, producing the protein MLYNDLVEVYHDLDSTTKRLEKTDILANFLAKVGDEEPELLPIVTLMALGRIFPTWSEEELGIGSKLLMKAISQAVGVSPEDVENRMRDTGDIGMAAEELYQKKSQVTLFSRPLTIRKVHRNLVKMAEISGNRAQFKKIDYLMELLSSAAPAEAKYITRTVLEELRVGVGEGTIRDAISQAFNIPKEVTERAHMLTNDMGLVAEVARMEGEEGLRKLTLKPGKPVKPMLAQLSPGIKVSVEEMGWAICETKYDGIRVQIHRHGDKIDIFTRRLENISLALPEISDYIEKSLPHEDFIVEGEIIASRDGKPISFQYMLQRVRRKYEIDKMVSKIPLTVYLFDVLYYDGPILDEPLQERRKILESIVKVESGKLELSAQVKVTPEEIHKAQDLFERSIKGGHEGIMIKDPHAPYMPGIRGKKMLKLKAEPETLDLVVVGGTYGKGKRAHFIGSYLMAIQDADNQLKPLAYAATGLDDNTLMELSEMVEPLIINKEGRQVKIEPSIILEIAFSEIVESPESETGYSLRFPVVKRIRNDLGLDEIDTLDRIESIFRNSQKS; encoded by the coding sequence ATGCTTTACAATGATTTAGTGGAAGTCTACCATGATCTGGACTCCACCACCAAACGTCTGGAGAAAACAGATATACTAGCTAATTTTTTAGCTAAAGTGGGAGATGAAGAACCGGAGCTCCTCCCAATAGTAACATTAATGGCTCTCGGCCGAATTTTTCCCACATGGAGTGAGGAAGAACTGGGAATCGGATCCAAACTACTGATGAAAGCTATTTCTCAGGCAGTGGGTGTTTCTCCAGAAGATGTGGAGAACAGGATGAGAGACACCGGTGATATTGGTATGGCTGCAGAGGAGTTATACCAGAAGAAGAGCCAGGTAACTCTTTTCAGCAGACCACTCACCATTAGGAAAGTTCACCGCAATCTGGTGAAAATGGCTGAAATTTCAGGTAACCGGGCTCAGTTTAAAAAAATAGACTACTTGATGGAGCTTTTATCCTCAGCAGCTCCTGCTGAGGCTAAATACATCACTCGAACTGTTCTGGAAGAACTTCGAGTGGGTGTAGGTGAAGGAACCATCAGGGATGCTATTTCACAGGCATTTAACATACCCAAAGAAGTTACAGAAAGAGCCCACATGTTAACCAATGACATGGGGCTGGTGGCTGAGGTGGCCCGGATGGAAGGGGAAGAAGGCCTTCGTAAATTAACTTTAAAACCTGGAAAACCAGTTAAACCCATGTTAGCACAGTTATCTCCGGGTATAAAGGTGAGTGTGGAGGAAATGGGATGGGCAATCTGTGAAACCAAATACGATGGTATAAGGGTTCAAATTCACAGGCACGGTGATAAAATTGATATTTTCACCCGAAGGCTGGAAAATATCAGCCTGGCACTTCCTGAAATCTCTGATTACATTGAAAAATCTCTTCCTCATGAAGATTTCATTGTTGAGGGTGAAATAATTGCCAGCAGGGATGGAAAACCAATTTCATTCCAGTACATGCTTCAAAGGGTACGTAGAAAGTATGAAATCGATAAAATGGTTTCTAAAATCCCGTTAACTGTTTATCTGTTCGATGTACTTTATTATGATGGGCCCATCCTGGATGAACCTCTTCAGGAGAGGAGAAAAATCCTGGAATCAATAGTTAAAGTAGAATCAGGTAAGCTGGAACTTTCAGCCCAGGTTAAAGTAACTCCAGAAGAAATTCACAAGGCTCAGGATCTCTTTGAACGCTCAATCAAAGGAGGTCATGAGGGGATCATGATAAAAGATCCTCATGCACCATATATGCCTGGTATAAGGGGTAAGAAGATGCTTAAATTAAAGGCAGAACCAGAAACCCTGGATCTGGTGGTGGTGGGTGGAACCTATGGTAAGGGTAAACGGGCTCATTTCATTGGCTCTTACCTGATGGCTATTCAGGATGCGGATAACCAACTCAAACCTCTGGCTTATGCTGCCACGGGATTGGATGATAACACATTGATGGAGCTTTCCGAGATGGTGGAACCCCTTATCATAAATAAAGAGGGCAGGCAGGTGAAGATAGAGCCCTCAATAATTCTGGAAATTGCATTCAGTGAAATTGTGGAGAGTCCGGAGTCTGAAACTGGATATTCCCTTCGATTCCCTGTGGTTAAAAGAATTCGCAATGATCTGGGTCTGGATGAAATCGATACACTGGATAGAATTGAATCTATTTTCAGGAACTCCCAGAAAAGCTGA
- a CDS encoding exodeoxyribonuclease VII large subunit, producing the protein MEDKKIFRLALFTAIFGLVGMIVSANYVMPQTVQIKDMNRGMLDKEVSVEGLVTGVSQSQKGGTYFLDLMDGTGKTKVVIFDSVASEIQKTNITPQNFINRRVKIDGKVTEYQGSLEVVLKDASSLKIVA; encoded by the coding sequence ATGGAGGACAAGAAAATCTTCAGGCTGGCTTTATTCACTGCTATTTTTGGGTTGGTGGGAATGATAGTCTCTGCCAATTATGTAATGCCTCAAACAGTCCAGATCAAAGATATGAATCGGGGAATGCTTGATAAAGAAGTTTCAGTTGAGGGTCTGGTGACCGGTGTCAGTCAATCCCAGAAGGGAGGGACCTATTTTCTGGATTTGATGGATGGAACTGGAAAAACAAAGGTGGTTATATTCGATAGTGTGGCATCTGAAATCCAGAAAACCAATATTACTCCTCAAAACTTTATTAACCGGCGTGTAAAAATTGATGGAAAAGTCACAGAATATCAGGGTAGCCTGGAAGTGGTGCTCAAGGATGCCAGCTCATTAAAGATAGTGGCATGA